CTGCTCGACTACGATGGCACTTTGGTCGCATTTCAGGCTAATCCGCAGCGGGCCGAGCCGGGCGCGGAGCTGCGCAAGCTGCTCCAGGACCTGGCCGGACTGCCAAATACGCGGGTGGTTATCATCAGTGGGCGCGACCGGGGCACGCTGGAGAAATGGCTCGGCGACCTGCCCCTCGATTTTATTGCCGAGCATGGTATATGGCTGCGCGCGGCGGGCGAAGACTGGCAGCTCTACCAACAGCTGCGCAACGAGTGGAAGCGCGAGCTGCGCCCCGTGCTTGAGCTGTACGTAGCCCGCACGGCCGGCTCCTTTATTGAGGAGAAGGACTATTCGCTGGTGTGGCATTACCGCCGGGCCGATGCGGGCCTGGCCGAGGTACGGGCCCGCGAGCTGCTGAGCCACCTCTCGTTTATGACTGCCAACACCGACCTGCAAGTGCTGGAGGGCAATAAGGTATTGGAAATCAAGAACGCCGGCATTAACAAAGGCAATGCCGCGGCCCGGTGGCTAACGCAGTACGCGCCCGATTTTATACTGGCCCTCGGCGATGACCGCACCGATGAGGATACGTTTCGGGTGCTGCCGCCCGAAGCTTACTCGGTGCGGGTCGGCCACGGGGTGCGCTCACTGGCAAGGTTCAATATCGCCTCGCCCGCGGAGGCACGGCAGCTGCTGCGCCAGCTGTTAGCCTGAATTCTTCCGCGCCTGCTGCAAGCGCGGAGGAATTTAGGCTAACAGCCGGTCCGAAGCGTTCTTTATGCCACAAAACTTGGCTTATCGAGTTTTTTGGCAATGCGATATGCCGCATTCACCAGGCCGACGTGGCTGTAGGCCTGCGGGAAGTTTCCCCACTGCGAACCCGTTCTGGCATCTACATCTTCGCTCAGCAGGCCAAGGTGATTGGTGTAGGTAATAAGCTGCTCAAACTCCCGGATGGCCTCGTCGAGGCGGCCCACGCAGGCCAGCGCCTCCACGTACCAAAAGGAGCAGATAAGGAAGGTAGTCTCGGGCGTACCAAAGTCGTCGGGGTGCCGGTAGCGGTAAAACAGCCCTTCGGGGGTTTTCAACTCCTTTTCCAGCTCTACCAGGTGGTGGCGAGCCTTTTCCGAAGCCGGGTCGAGGTAGCCCATGGTAATGAGCTGGATGGTGCTGGCATCCAGGTTGGACGAGCCGATGGCGTTGGTGTACACGCCCCGACTGCTGTCGAAGCAGGCTTCGAGGTGCTGCTGGGCCACTTGCAGCAGGCGGCTGGCCTTGGATTCCAGCGCCTGGTTGCCCAGCGCGCGCGCCACCCGCAGGGCTGCCTGGCTGCCGGCCCAGTGAAACAGATAAGTATAGCAGTGCTTTTGGGCAATGTGCCGAAACTCCCACAGGCCGGCGTCGGGCTGGTCCATGGTCGTGTCGATGAGGCGCAGGGCTTCTTCTAGCAGCGGCAGCGGGGCCTGGCGGCTGGGGTCCTGAAAGCGACAATCGACGTAGAGCGGCAGCAGGGCTACCAATACCTGGCCATATACATCATTTTGAATATGCGTGTAGGCATCATTGCCGATGCGTACCGGCTGGTTGCCCAGGTAGCCGGCCAGCGGCAGCTCACGCTCCGTCAGCTCCGACTGCCCCCCGATGCCGTAGAGCGGCTGAAACTTGTCCTTGACCTTGGTCGAGATATTGGCAATGAAGTGAAAGTACCGCTCCAGCTCCTCCGAATGCCCGATATTATTGAAGGCCGTAAGGATGTAGTAGGTATCGCGCATCCAGCAGAAGCGGTAATCCCAGTTGCGGGTGCTGCCGGGCGCTTCGGGCAGGCTGGTAGTGCTGGCGGCGATAATAGCCCCCGTGTCTTCGTACTGGTGAATCTTGAG
The sequence above is drawn from the Hymenobacter baengnokdamensis genome and encodes:
- a CDS encoding glycoside hydrolase family 15 protein, producing the protein MTKHTYDMGVVGNCAFLALIGTDTAVRWLCWPRFDSSFVVGPLLDEQKGGEFSIRPATAFTSSQYYIQNTNVLCTEITTAEGSYRVTDFAPRFLQYERYYKPLMLIRKVEPLTGAPRVRVACRPVGEYGQLELTRRRSSNHIAFLGLEEEIRLTTNIPLTYVLDEEDFVLNETKYLVLTYGAPLEAALESTAERFLTGTLAYWRSWVKSTSIGSFNQEQVIRSALALKIHQYEDTGAIIAASTTSLPEAPGSTRNWDYRFCWMRDTYYILTAFNNIGHSEELERYFHFIANISTKVKDKFQPLYGIGGQSELTERELPLAGYLGNQPVRIGNDAYTHIQNDVYGQVLVALLPLYVDCRFQDPSRQAPLPLLEEALRLIDTTMDQPDAGLWEFRHIAQKHCYTYLFHWAGSQAALRVARALGNQALESKASRLLQVAQQHLEACFDSSRGVYTNAIGSSNLDASTIQLITMGYLDPASEKARHHLVELEKELKTPEGLFYRYRHPDDFGTPETTFLICSFWYVEALACVGRLDEAIREFEQLITYTNHLGLLSEDVDARTGSQWGNFPQAYSHVGLVNAAYRIAKKLDKPSFVA